DNA from Camelina sativa cultivar DH55 unplaced genomic scaffold, Cs unpScaffold02580, whole genome shotgun sequence:
CTCGTCGACGGTTACAACGTCCCGATGCTGGTGGTTCCTCAGGGAGGCTCGGGTTTGAACTGCAGCAGCACCGGATGCGTCGTGGATCTGAACGGTTCGTGTCCGTCGGAGCTTAAAGTGACGAGTTTGGACGGCGGTGGGAAACAGGCCATGGGTTGCAAAAGCGCGTGCGAAGCTTTCCGTACGCCGGAGTACTGTTGCAGCGGCGCGTACGGTACGCCTGACACGTGTAAACCGTCGTCGTACTCGGCGGTGTTTAAAACCGCGTGCCCACGTGCTTACAGCTACGCTTACGATGATCAGAGTAGTACCTTCACATGCGCCGACTCCCCTAATTACGTCATCACGTTTTGCCCTTCCCCTAACACCAGGTTATTATAATTCCCTTTTTACcccttttggtttttagttttgcttatgaTTAAAGGTTAGGTGTGAGGGTAGTTTCGTTAATTACATAAGACAACATATTTACTAACCATTAATTACCTTTTTTGTTTACCGTGCAATTGAAGTaactgtgatttttgttttttttgtcaattatatACTAGCTGGAAATAAAATACTAAGAATCTACTACTATAGGATAGGACTTTGCTTTatactgcaaaaaaaaagaagaaaatgtgtgttttttacgatttgtttttattttatttacaaatttgttttataacCATCCTCGAATTGTGGATAGATTTATGGGGATGTGGATCTTTAACGGTccagtgagattttttttgttaatatcgtGTCCAATTTTGAGGGGACGCGTGGCAGAATCACTTGCACATGTATTGAACggctatgattttttttgtttggcagtCAAAAATCATCACAAGATCAGAGCCCAGATCCTAAAACGACGACGCCATCAGGAACGACTACACCAGCCGGagatagtagtagtagtagtagtacgaCGTGGTCGCCGGTGGATACATCGATGATATACGAAGGAGCTTTGGATCAGAGCAAAGGATCACCGTCCAGTTATCATGTTTCTTCGTTATGTGGAATCACAGTCACTCTTGCGCTGGCCTTTTGTCGGATGTGGTCGCTCTTTTGacctaaccttttttttttgtctcccgCGTAAAACA
Protein-coding regions in this window:
- the LOC104702326 gene encoding thaumatin-like protein 1 → MLVVPQGGSGLNCSSTGCVVDLNGSCPSELKVTSLDGGGKQAMGCKSACEAFRTPEYCCSGAYGTPDTCKPSSYSAVFKTACPRAYSYAYDDQSSTFTCADSPNYVITFCPSPNTSQKSSQDQSPDPKTTTPSGTTTPAGDSSSSSSTTWSPVDTSMIYEGALDQSKGSPSSYHVSSLCGITVTLALAFCRMWSLF